The Plasmodium malariae genome assembly, chromosome: 3 genome window below encodes:
- the PmUG01_03026800 gene encoding ferrodoxin reductase-like protein → MKKFLCIHDKLRSVLNRVGRVNNRVATYNTKTYFSFYLPPQNRRISSIPGEYINKKRVFSNNYNIFLFISLLCAPPSLLLHKKFNSVNNKMASCTSLEKVYLISKDEMKSGEMREIKVHDEKDTVLLVNINDKYYCLGPKCPHYSAPLKMGVLTKEYVTCPWHDAKFDIKTGECINGPSFDDIPKYEVVVENNKVYAYLPSSLEIFEKKKKKTCTCKDKCENKTILIVGGGAATLGALETFYQLGYSGKLIVCSKDSYKPYDRPTLSKSLSNCSTGNELYEQIKLKEEEYYNNDNIIYMHDTYVEKIDEEKKKAYLNNGKEIKYDKILITSGLSPSPSPSSLKKDVVYPENLFTLHNLDDNMKISSYAKEGSKCVIVGSSFIACEMSSTLKKKNVHVTMVSKNEVPFYDAFGEKIGNTVLDILKEKNVNFYGGVYPTEYIIDTSFLKIKNGKKKRIHGIRLNNGEVLSCDYVIEALGCKPNSEFLEKKFKNEKNFILVDKHFKVNNSNDMYAAGDVCVFPYFVTGDLINICHWNVAIQQGRIAAHNMLSDQKKEFNFIPFFNTNIFGKNFRYSGYVKNYDKVIFEGDISKHNFIAYFVKNDKVASILTLGNNKMPSLNECLSKNKIPKVYELEGGLKNSDSMIASLKV, encoded by the coding sequence atgaaaaaattccTATGTATACATGATAAGCTAAGGAGCGTATTGAACCGTGTGGGAAGAGTGAACAACAGAGTAGCAACATATAACACAAaaacttatttttctttctatttGCCCCCCCAAAATAGAAGAATAAGCTCTATACCAGGagaatacataaataaaaaaagagtgttttcaaataattacaatatttttttatttatttctttattgtGTGCACCTCCAAGTTTACTATTGCATAAGAAGTTTAACAGTGTGAACAACAAAATGGCTAGCTGTACAAGTTTAGAAAAGgtatatttaataagtaAAGACGAAATGAAGAGCGGAGAAATGAGAGAAATAAAAGTGCATGATGAAAAAGATACTGTGTTATTGgtaaatattaatgataagTATTATTGCTTAGGACCGAAATGCCCCCACTATAGTGCTCCCCTAAAGATGGGTGTATTAACAAAAGAATATGTTACTTGTCCATGGCATGATGCAAAATTTGATATAAAAACAGGTGAATGTATTAATGGTCCCTCGTTTGATGATATTCCAAAATATGAAGTGGTTGTTGAGAATAATAAAGTGTATGCTTATTTACCTAGTTCATtagaaatatttgaaaaaaaaaaaaaaaaaacctgtACATGTAAGGATAAAtgtgaaaataaaacaattttaatagTGGGTGGTGGAGCAGCAACATTAGGTGCATTGGAAACATTTTACCAATTGGGGTATAGCGGAAAGTTGATAGTTTGTAGTAAGGATTCATACAAACCTTATGATAGACCAACTTTATCAAAGAGCTTATCAAATTGTAGCACAGgaaatgaattatatgagcaaattaaattaaaagaagaggaatattataacaacgataatataatatacatgcatGATACATATGTTGAAAAAAttgatgaagaaaaaaaaaaagcatatttaaataatggaaaagaaataaaatacgaCAAAATTCTTATAACTAGTGGGCTGTCACCCTCCCCTTCTCCTTCTTCATTGAAGAAAGATGTTGTATATCCAGAAAACTTGTTTACTTTACACAATTTGGAtgataatatgaaaatttctTCCTATGCAAAGGAAGGGAGTAAATGTGTCATTGTGGGATCATCATTTATTGCATGTGAAATGTCGtcaacattaaaaaaaaaaaacgtacATGTAACGATGGTATCAAAAAATGAAGTGCCGTTTTATGATGCCTTTGGtgaaaaaataggaaatacAGTActtgatattttaaaagaaaaaaatgtaaacttTTATGGAGGTGTATATCCAacagaatatattatagacactagttttttgaaaataaaaaatgggaaaaaaaaacgtATTCATGGAATAAGGTTAAATAATGGTGAAGTGTTGAGTTGTGATTATGTTATTGAAGCATTAGGATGTAAACCGAACTCTgaatttttggaaaaaaaatttaaaaatgaaaaaaattttatcctAGTTGATAAACATTTTAAGGTAAATAATTCGAATGACATGTATGCAGCAGGAGATGTGTGTGTCTTTCCTTACTTTGTTACAGgagatttaataaatatctGTCATTGGAATGTTGCTATTCAGCAAGGAAGAATAGCAGCACATAATATGCTTAGTGATCAAAAGAAAGAGTTTAATTTTATACccttttttaatacaaatattttcgGAAAAAATTTCCGCTATTCGGggtatgtaaaaaattatgacaaAGTCATATTTGAAGGGGATATATCAAAGCATAACTTTATAgcatattttgttaaaaatgataaagtTGCATCAATTTTGACTCTTGGAAATAACAAAATGCCTTCACTCAATGAGtgtttatcaaaaaataaaattccaAAGGTTTACGAATTGGAGGGAGGGTTGAAAAATAGTGACAGTATGATTGCTTCTCTTAAGGTGTGa
- the CSL4 gene encoding exosome complex component CSL4, putative — MDDTIVLPGEVIGSSLDYICGENTYVLNNEIRSAILGKKSITTLAATTTTTATTATTATTATTATTAATTTAATTTAATTTAATTTAATTTATTTAATTTAATTTTATTATATTATTTTDDNNGEHKKVISVDNVKHFVALPKVGDVVICKIYRVTFNIIYCHIILSNNKPLKNSFKGYINKSDIHIYEGELGDNFDCFKQGDIIKAKVLSIGQHSSYKLCTVGSDLGVIIALSDKGDILKPVAWNLMINVNDMSFEQRKVSNDFSVPI, encoded by the exons ATGGATGACACCATAGTATTACCAGGTGAAGTAATAGGCAGCTCTTTGGACTATATATGTGGTGAGAACACCTATGTGttgaataatgaaataagGTCAGCTATATTGggtaaaaaaagtattactACTCTtgctgctactactactactactgctactactgctactactgctactactgctactactgctactactgctgctactactactgctgctactactactgctgctactactactgctgctactactactgctgctactactactgctactactactgctgctactactactgctgctactactactactgctactactgctactgctactactgctactactactactgatgataataatggtGAACATAAAAAGGTAATTAGTGTCGACAATGTAAAACATTTTGTCGCTCTTCCAAAAGTAGGGGATGTtgtaatatgtaaaatttatagAGTAAcgtttaatataatatattgtcATATTATACTGTCAAATAATAAACCTTTgaaaaattcatttaaagggtatataaacaaaagtgatatacatatatatgaaggaGAGCTTGGTGATAACTTTGACTGCTTTAAACAAGGGGATATTATAAAAGCTAAGGTTTTGTCAATCGGTCAGCATTCTTCCtataaattatgtacagTTGGATCAGATTTGGGTGTTATAATAGCTTTAAGTGACAAAG gtgatatattaaaaccCGTGGCATGGAACTTGATGATCAATGTGAATGACATGAGTTTTGAACAAAGGAAAGTGTCGAACGATTTTTCTGTTCCcatataa
- the PmUG01_03026500 gene encoding small subunit rRNA processing protein, putative → MKTRYPEKSHAEVIEKADAVEDFARLSSNIVEDERFQFNDSIWQREKKEESKKGIVYLSHIPVGLNVSKIREIFSKYGSVDKIHLNKIKDEEINIVNTETRNKRVKYHDGYIEFFDKKDAKKVERLLNNQMIGGKKRKNLLREKFWHIKYLKHFTWSNLVSSVLYRNISRKEKLKHSLKIMYKTYEDYLEKINESDKVHNSEEVASVGRTRVIDKKKKKYIYLKKSMNRLNFVTIKEDQWTAGAYETREAAKEQLLADEENKKKNKINGKNERNSINERNSINERNSKNERNSINERNSINERNSKNERNSINERNSINERNSKNKDSAISPDLLKLLM, encoded by the coding sequence ATGAAGACGCGTTACCCGGAAAAGTCCCATGCTGAGGTAATTGAAAAAGCAGATGCCGTTGAAGACTTTGCAAGATTAAGCAGCAATATTGTTGAGGACGAAAGATTTCAGTTCAACGACAGCATATGgcaaagagaaaaaaaggaagaatcCAAAAAAGGAATTGTATATCTATCACATATACCTGTAGGCTTGAACGTTTCGAAAATTCGAGaaatttttagtaaatatGGTTCAGTtgataaaatacatttaaataaaataaaagatgaaGAGATTAACATTGTGAATACTGAAACACGTAACAAACGAGTAAAGTATCATGATGGGTACATCGAATTTTTCGATAAAAAAGATGCCAAAAAGGTTGAAAGGTTATTAAATAATCAAATGATTGGaggaaaaaagagaaaaaatttattaagaGAAAAGTTTTggcatattaaatatttgaaGCATTTTACGTGGAGTAATTTGGTCTCTTCTGTgttatatagaaatatttcaagaaaagaaaaactcaaacattctttaaaaattatgtacaaaACTTATGAAgattatttagaaaaaattaacgaaTCGGACAAAGTCCATAACAGCGAAGAAGTAGCAAGCGTGGGGAGGACTAGGGTgattgataaaaaaaagaaaaaatatatatacctcAAAAAGAGCATGAACAGATTAAACTTTGTAACTATAAAAGAAGATCAATGGACAGCTGGAGCATATGAGACGAGAGAGGCCGCAAAAGAACAGCTATTGGCGGAcgaggaaaataaaaaaaaaaataaaataaatggcAAAAATGAACGAAACAGTATAAATGAACGAAACAGTATAAATGAACGAAACAGTAAAAATGAACGAAACAGTATAAATGAACGAAACAGTATAAATGAACGAAACAGTAAAAATGAACGAAACAGTATAAATGAACGAAATAGTATAAATGAAcgaaatagtaaaaataaagacaGCGCAATTTCGCCTGACCTTTTGAAGTTGTTAATGTGA
- the PmUG01_03026900 gene encoding conserved Plasmodium protein, unknown function has protein sequence MSYATCPITCVNINQNQKEDLMRFEISAISNYKHYKEIEIRSRVRISILILLISVFIFITCKFRNYKIIIETLSNTPLMVCLFLFILFTIKYYYKNLFKSKRYVQNLNKALKGFNLYLDNKSLKLCVIGGLRKEE, from the exons atgtcatATGCAACATGCCCAATTACTTGTGTAAACATAAATCAAAATCAGAAAGAAG ACCTAATGAGATTTGAAATATCTGCCATCAGTAACTACAAGCATTACAAAGAAATTGAAATACGATCAAGGg TTCGCATTAGCATACTAATTCTTTTGATCTctgtctttatttttattacgtGCAAATTTAGAAACTACAAAATT atcaTTGAAACCCTCAGCAACACGCCTCTGATGGTTTGCCTCTTTCTTTTCATCTTGTTCACAATAAAGTATTACTACAAGAATTTGTTCAAGTCCAAAAG GTACGTACAAAACTTGAACAAAGCACTGAAAGGATTTAACTTATATCTCGATAACAA aagtCTAAAGCTCTGTGTCATAGGAGGTTTGCGCAAGGAGGAATAA
- the PmUG01_03026700 gene encoding conserved Plasmodium protein, unknown function → MSRLNKFKDAYSDYARTRCYNPKVHVSGWYDIQNDECYIQNYNKMREFYMTEYPTCKMEEKYKNMKRKCLKNNSDKKIIFYQDDDTKYWVTENKESYKANNERET, encoded by the exons ATGTCGAGGCTTAATAAATTCAAGGACGCGTATTCAGACTATGCAAGAACCCGATGTTACAACCCTAAAGTTCATGTGTCCGGATG GTATGATATTCAAAATGACGAGTGTTACATAcagaattataataaaatgcgCGAATTTTATATGACAGAATACCCAACATGTAAAATGGAAGagaagtataaaaatatgaagagaaaatgtttaaaaaacaactctgataaaaaaattattttttatcaggACGATGATACAAAATATTGGGTTACTGAAAACAAAGAATCTTATAAGGCAAACAATGAACGTGAAACTTAG
- the PmUG01_03026600 gene encoding conserved Plasmodium protein, unknown function, whose product MENTQYYNRLVELNLLAEGIFCKNKQLLLIDNNLNGVRTTKGGYRRKEITKNVGKLSTYSNLFLSLNKSQINDYLDNVEKLLSEKRDKVRDKRKLLINELVKLNPSVTEIPLEEAKFLLRH is encoded by the exons ATGGAAAATACACAGTATTATAACAGACTTGTGGAGCTAAATTTACTAGCAGAAggtattttttgtaaaaacaaGCAGCTATTGTTAATCGATAATAATTTGAATGGTGTGAGAACAACCAAGGGTGGATATAGGAGAAAGGAAATTACGAAAAATGTCGGGAAACTAAGCACCTAcagtaatttatttttgtcaCTAAATAAAAGCCAAATTAATGATTATTTAGATAAt GTGGAGAAACTTCTATCGGAAAAGAGGGACAAAGTAAGAGACAAGCGAAAATTGCTCATTAATGAACTGGTAAAGCTAAACCCGAGTGTGACTGAAATACCCCTAGAGGAAGCTAAGTTTTTACTAAGACattaa